From Solibacillus sp. FSL W7-1464:
ATCGAAGCTAGTACGAATGAAATTCATCTTGAATCACTAAATCCGGTCGTTCCGTTAATAGTTTCCGTGTCACCCGCCTTACTTTATACGAATCTATTAGAGCAGATCCATAATTTTATTGAATTACATCCACAATTTAATGTGGAAATTGTTATGGAAGATCAAGTACAGTTAGAGAATGCAATAAGAGGACAGCGAATAGATGTAGCACTAGGTTTACATAAATTTACTTATAAAGAATTTCATTCGGAGCGTATTGACCGTTCACCGTTAAGACTGGTTTATTCCTCAAAATTAAAGCTGGCTGAGAAGCAATTGGATTTACAGCTTAAAGAGCTATTTGATGAGCATCAGCTTTATGTAGGTTATTTAAATGAACATACCCCGGTAGTTGAATGGTTAAAGAATGAATATGACATAAAGAAATTCAACAAAATAAATGATGTTATTTTTGCTATAAAATTGATTAAGGAAGGTTTAGGTATCGGGCTATTGCCTGAAAGTTTGATTGCAGAGGAAATTGAAGCAGACTTATTAAGGGTAGTGGATATAGGATCGATTGGAACTATTAATCCGGTTGATATTTACATGAGTCACTTAAGAAATAATACTAAAATTATTCCTTTGACGAGCTTTGTTCGACAAAGTTTAATATGTATGGGGGAGTAAGATTGTTTTTGAAAAAATCGACATGCAAATAAAACAGAAATAGCAAAAAAGCAGCGCAGGTTGGATTTGTTTTTTATTCGGTTGTTTAACTTGTCTATTCAATCTATTCATATTTCAATTTCTGCTCCAAACTTTTTATTTTCTTATTATACTGATATTATGTTGGGTAATGAGGAGATTTTATAAATCTTTACACTACAATCATAATAATGCTTTCAAATGCGCATAATAACCTGATTATTTCGAAATAGCAATTTCATAAGGAAAAGGTTAATCTTTACTGGAAAAATACGGATTACAATAATTTTAAAAAAATACTAGCCGATTTTCTTGACTGGGCATGGTACTATAGAAATATGGCGAATTTAAGGCGAAAAGATATAAATTGATATAAAGGGGTAGTAATATGACGATGTTTGACGAGAAAATTCAGGGATTGTTACAGCAATCGGCATTACAATACATAATTTATAAAGAAAATGAAGATACAGAACGAATTGAAAAGCTTCATCTCTTTGCACGCAAGCTTTTACAAAAGGAATTCGTTATCGGGTTTGCCGGTCACTTCTCTGCTGGCAAATCGAGCATGATCAATGCACTGTCGGGGGAAAATATCTTAGCGACAAGTCCGATCCCGACTAGTGCGAACATTGTTAAAGTGCATAAATCGGATGAAGATTTTGCGATTCTTTATTTACACAATGAAAAGCCGGTAAAGTTTGAAGCGGGCTATGATATTAAACAGGTAAAAGAATTGAGCAAAAACGGTGAATTGGTATCGCAAATTGAAATTGGACATAGCACGTCAAGTTTGCCTGAAGGAGTAACGGTAATGGACACTCCGGGTGTTGACTCAACGGATGATGCGCATGCGATGAGTACGGAATCCGCGTTGCATATTGCGGATATGGTGTTCTACACAATGGACTACAACCATGTGCAATCTGAATTGAACTTCCAATTTACAAAGCAATTGATGAAATACAATCCGAATGTATATTTAATCGTCAATCAAATTGACAAGCACCGTGAAGCTGAACTGTCATTTGAAGATTTCAAACAATCCGTTCATAACTCGTTTGCGGCTTGGGGTGTTTACCCGAAAAATATTTTCTTCACATCATTGCGTGAAAAAGAGCTTCCGGACAACGATTTTGATCAAGTAAAGAAAATCGTCATGGATTCGATGAACGACTGGCAGGAACAATTAATCTCTACGGCAGAAAATACGTTGACGAAGCTTCAGCATGAACATGAAGCGTATTTGGAAGAAGAAAAGCAGGACCGCTTCACGACATACGCTGAAATAGTTACTGAAGATGACTGGCAGCACCGTGATGATATTTTAGAGCAATATGAAAAACTGACACGTCAAACTGAATTATTCTCGTTTGATGTATTTGATAAGCAGTTCGATAAAAAACGTAAAGACCTGCTTGCAAATGCTGCGATTATGCCTGCGGATGTCCGTGATAAATTGCGTGCCTATTTAGAAAGTCAGCAAGAAGACTTTAAAGTTGGCGGACTGTTTACTGCGAAAAAGAAAACAGCAGAAGAGAAATCGCGACGTCAGGAAGAAGCATATGCAAGCTTTAACCATGTTGTCCAATCTCAAATTACCGGCCATATGAAAGCATTGATGAAGCAAGCTTTGAAAGATGTCGGTGCTTTGAATGACGAACGTGCCGCAAGTATTGACAATAAGGAATTTAGTTTCCCGTTCTCGATTATTGAAGATCAGGTGCAAAAAAGCGCAGT
This genomic window contains:
- a CDS encoding LysR family transcriptional regulator, whose protein sequence is MDIKWLKSFIAVAEEGSFRAAAEKLYISQPSITVHMKLLEEHLQVQLFHREHTKVKISVIGEKYYPIAKNLVAQIEASTNEIHLESLNPVVPLIVSVSPALLYTNLLEQIHNFIELHPQFNVEIVMEDQVQLENAIRGQRIDVALGLHKFTYKEFHSERIDRSPLRLVYSSKLKLAEKQLDLQLKELFDEHQLYVGYLNEHTPVVEWLKNEYDIKKFNKINDVIFAIKLIKEGLGIGLLPESLIAEEIEADLLRVVDIGSIGTINPVDIYMSHLRNNTKIIPLTSFVRQSLICMGE